Proteins from a single region of Oreochromis niloticus isolate F11D_XX linkage group LG7, O_niloticus_UMD_NMBU, whole genome shotgun sequence:
- the pip5k1ba gene encoding phosphatidylinositol-4-phosphate 5-kinase, type I, beta a isoform X2 — MSASPASTLGRGTKTSKASKDHKKPTPAALKGAIQLGIGYAVGNLSSKPDRDVLMQDFSVVESVFLPSEGSNLTPAHHFPDFRLKTYAPLAFRYFRELFGIKPDDYLYSICNEPLIELSNPGASSSWFYLTSDDEFIIKTVQPKEAEFLQKLLPGYYMNLNQNPRTLLPKFYGLYCIQCGGITVRVVIMNNVLPRAMKMHYKYDLKGSSYKRRASRKERAKSSPTFKDLDFQDMHEGLVFDPDTYSALMKTLQRDCRVLESFKIMDYSLLLGIHVLDRKPLSRGSRCDSRRGQKVLYSTALESIQGNVKDPEPVADDDTLGGIPAKHKDESLLIFLGIIDILQSYRFVKKVEHSWKALVHDGDTVSVHRPSFYADRFLKFMGTTVFKKSHPLRGASSKRKKNSLYAKSVSQEILSPLKERKEEKKAQSMDNLDGNFYSSSKQPDLLPESAVSLKSSGKEEEDYENSEDRRASSSTIALDDPLPPLSRSQSDSELDVYL, encoded by the exons ATGTCAGCATCCCCTGCCAGCACCCTAGGAAGGGGAACCAAAACCTCTAAAGCGTCAAAGGATCATAAAAAG CCTACACCAGCTGCACTCAAAGGCGCCATCCAGCTGGGCATCGGTTATGCTGTGGGAAACCTCAGCTCGAAACCAGACAGAGATGTACTCATGCAGGACTTTTCTGTGGTGGAGAGCGTCTTCCTGCCAAG TGAGGGTAGCAACCTGACCCCAGCACATCACTTCCCAGATTTCCGTCTGAAAACATACGCCCCACTGGCTTTTCGCTACTTCAGAGAGCTCTTTGGCATCAAACCGGACGACTATCTG TACTCCATATGCAACGAGCCGCTGATAGAGCTGTCCAACCCCGGCGCTAGCAGTTCCTGGTTTTACCTCACCAGCGATGATGAGTTCATCATCAAGACAGTGCAACCTAAAGAGGCAGAGTTCCTGcagaagctgcttcctggttacTACATG AATCTCAATCAGAACCCGAGGACGTTACTGCCCAAGTTCTACGGCCTCTACTGCATCCAGTGTGGAGGCATCACCGTTCGAGTGGTGATCATGAACAATGTGCTGCCGCGAGCCATGAAGATGCACTACAAGTACGACCTGAAGGGATCCTCGTACAAACGCCGCGCCTCACGCAAAGAGCGTGCCAAGTCCTCACCCACATTCAAAGACCTGGACTTCCAGGACATGCACGAGGGCCTGGTCTTTGACCCGGACACATATAGTGCCTTGATGAAGACCTTGCAGAGGGACTGTCGG GTCCTGGAAAGCTTTAAGATCATGGACTACAGTCTCCTGCTGGGGATTCACGTTCTGGATAGGAAGCCGCTGAGCAGAGGAAGCAGATGTGACAGCAGGAGAGGACAGAAAGTCCTCTACTCCACCGCCCTCGAGTCCATCCAGGGGAATGTCAAGGACCCAGAACCAGTGGCAGATGATGACAC gttGGGTGGAATTCCCGCCAAACATAAAGACGAGAGTCTGCTCATCTTTTTAGGAATTATCGACATTCTTCAGTCTTACAG GTTCGTTAAGAAGGTGGAACACTCCTGGAAGGCTCTTGTACATGACGGG GACACAGTGTCAGTGCACAGGCCCAGTTTTTATGCAGACAGATTTCTGAAATTCATGGGCACGACTGTTTTCAAGAAGAGCCATC CTTTAAGAGGAGCATcttcaaagaggaagaagaactcCCTTTATGCAAAGTCAGTCTCCCAGGAGATTCTGTCCCCACTAaaggagaggaaggaggagaagaaagCCCAAAGCATGGACAACCTGGATGGaaact tttaCAGTTCCTCCAAACAGCCGGATCTTCTACCTGAGTCTGCCGTTTCTTTAAAATCCAgcggaaaagaggaagaagactATGAAAACAG TGAAGACCGACGAGCCTCCAGTTCAACGATCGCTCTGGACGATCCACTGCCGCCCCTCAGCAGAAGCCAATCTGACTCTGAACTGGATGTCTACTTG TGA
- the pip5k1ba gene encoding phosphatidylinositol-4-phosphate 5-kinase, type I, beta a isoform X1, with protein sequence MSASPASTLGRGTKTSKASKDHKKPTPAALKGAIQLGIGYAVGNLSSKPDRDVLMQDFSVVESVFLPSEGSNLTPAHHFPDFRLKTYAPLAFRYFRELFGIKPDDYLYSICNEPLIELSNPGASSSWFYLTSDDEFIIKTVQPKEAEFLQKLLPGYYMNLNQNPRTLLPKFYGLYCIQCGGITVRVVIMNNVLPRAMKMHYKYDLKGSSYKRRASRKERAKSSPTFKDLDFQDMHEGLVFDPDTYSALMKTLQRDCRVLESFKIMDYSLLLGIHVLDRKPLSRGSRCDSRRGQKVLYSTALESIQGNVKDPEPVADDDTLGGIPAKHKDESLLIFLGIIDILQSYRFVKKVEHSWKALVHDGDTVSVHRPSFYADRFLKFMGTTVFKKSHPLRGASSKRKKNSLYAKSVSQEILSPLKERKEEKKAQSMDNLDGNFYSSSKQPDLLPESAVSLKSSGKEEEDYENSEDRRASSSTIALDDPLPPLSRSQSDSELDVYLPHTVSPRRPSWS encoded by the exons ATGTCAGCATCCCCTGCCAGCACCCTAGGAAGGGGAACCAAAACCTCTAAAGCGTCAAAGGATCATAAAAAG CCTACACCAGCTGCACTCAAAGGCGCCATCCAGCTGGGCATCGGTTATGCTGTGGGAAACCTCAGCTCGAAACCAGACAGAGATGTACTCATGCAGGACTTTTCTGTGGTGGAGAGCGTCTTCCTGCCAAG TGAGGGTAGCAACCTGACCCCAGCACATCACTTCCCAGATTTCCGTCTGAAAACATACGCCCCACTGGCTTTTCGCTACTTCAGAGAGCTCTTTGGCATCAAACCGGACGACTATCTG TACTCCATATGCAACGAGCCGCTGATAGAGCTGTCCAACCCCGGCGCTAGCAGTTCCTGGTTTTACCTCACCAGCGATGATGAGTTCATCATCAAGACAGTGCAACCTAAAGAGGCAGAGTTCCTGcagaagctgcttcctggttacTACATG AATCTCAATCAGAACCCGAGGACGTTACTGCCCAAGTTCTACGGCCTCTACTGCATCCAGTGTGGAGGCATCACCGTTCGAGTGGTGATCATGAACAATGTGCTGCCGCGAGCCATGAAGATGCACTACAAGTACGACCTGAAGGGATCCTCGTACAAACGCCGCGCCTCACGCAAAGAGCGTGCCAAGTCCTCACCCACATTCAAAGACCTGGACTTCCAGGACATGCACGAGGGCCTGGTCTTTGACCCGGACACATATAGTGCCTTGATGAAGACCTTGCAGAGGGACTGTCGG GTCCTGGAAAGCTTTAAGATCATGGACTACAGTCTCCTGCTGGGGATTCACGTTCTGGATAGGAAGCCGCTGAGCAGAGGAAGCAGATGTGACAGCAGGAGAGGACAGAAAGTCCTCTACTCCACCGCCCTCGAGTCCATCCAGGGGAATGTCAAGGACCCAGAACCAGTGGCAGATGATGACAC gttGGGTGGAATTCCCGCCAAACATAAAGACGAGAGTCTGCTCATCTTTTTAGGAATTATCGACATTCTTCAGTCTTACAG GTTCGTTAAGAAGGTGGAACACTCCTGGAAGGCTCTTGTACATGACGGG GACACAGTGTCAGTGCACAGGCCCAGTTTTTATGCAGACAGATTTCTGAAATTCATGGGCACGACTGTTTTCAAGAAGAGCCATC CTTTAAGAGGAGCATcttcaaagaggaagaagaactcCCTTTATGCAAAGTCAGTCTCCCAGGAGATTCTGTCCCCACTAaaggagaggaaggaggagaagaaagCCCAAAGCATGGACAACCTGGATGGaaact tttaCAGTTCCTCCAAACAGCCGGATCTTCTACCTGAGTCTGCCGTTTCTTTAAAATCCAgcggaaaagaggaagaagactATGAAAACAG TGAAGACCGACGAGCCTCCAGTTCAACGATCGCTCTGGACGATCCACTGCCGCCCCTCAGCAGAAGCCAATCTGACTCTGAACTGGATGTCTACTTG CCTCACACAGTCTCACCCAGGCGACCCAGCTGGAGCTGA